The Clostridiales bacterium FE2011 sequence AAGAAGTACGGTCTGAAGGCAGCCCGTCGTGCTCCGCAGTTCAGCAAGCGCTGATTATACGACTGCTTTACAAAATCCCTGTACCGGATGGTACGGGGATTTTTTGATGGCGAAAGCTTGAAAGCATCCGCCTTGAAAGTTATAATATGCATGCAATACAAATTGTTACGGAGGTTCCGGAATGAATCAGTGGAAGAATCTGAATGAACTGACATCCTATCAGCACCTGGGCCAGAACGGAAGGGTAGACCTTACCCGCGCCATGGCCGGTGAAGAAGGAACAGCAAGAGTCAAGAAGTATAATGCCCCAATGGCAGCCGGCATGACCTATTACTATGCGGCAAAGCAGGTGGACGACGCTATCCTGAAGGATTTGTGCGCACTGGCGGAAGAAGCGCAGCTGGCTTCCAAGTTTGAGGAGCTGTATAACGGCGCTGTCATCAACACCGGAGAAAAGCGCCTGGTGCTTCATCACCTGACCCGCGGCCAGCTGGGCGGCGCAGTGAATGCCGACGGTACAGACAAGCGCGCTTTCTATACGGAACAGCAGCGCAAAATTGCCGCTTTTGCCAAAAAGGTCCATGACGGCGAGATTGTGAACGAAAAGGGCGAAGCCTTTACCACCGTGGTGCAGATCGGTATCGGCGGCAGCGACCTCGGCCCCCGCGCAATGTACCTGGCCCTGGAAAACTGGGCCAAGAAGAACGGCTGCTTCAAAATGGAAGCGAAGTTCATCAGCAATGTGGATCCGGACGACGCCGCAGGCGTACTGGGCACAATCGATCCTTCCAGGACGATCTTTATCCTGGTTTCCAAATCCGGTACAACGCTGGAAACCCTGACCAACGAATCCTTTGTGAAGGAAGCACTGAAAAACGCCGGACTGGACGCTTCAAAGCATATGATTGCCGTAACGAGCGAGACTTCTCCGCTGGCGGGCAACAGCGATTACCTGGACGCCTTCTTCATGGATGACTTTATCGGCGGACGTTTCTCCTCCACTTCTTCCGTGGGCGGAGCGGTGCTTTCCCTGGCCTTCGGACCGGAAGTATTTGACCGTTTCCTGCAGGGCGCTGCTGAAGAAGACAAGCTGGCCGCCGGCAAAGATCCGATGACCAACGCCGCGATGCTGGACGCGCTGATCGGCGTTTACGAGCGGAACGTGCTCGGATATCCGGCTACAGCCGTGCTGCCTTATTCCCAGGCACTGAGCCGCTTCCCGGCACACCTGCAGCAGATGGATATGGAATCCAACGGCAAGAGCGTGAACAGAAGGGGAGAAGCAGTGGATTATCCCACCGGGCCCATCATCTTCGGCGAACCCGGCACAAACGGACAGCACTCCTTCTATCAGCTGCTGCACCAGGGAACGGATATTATTCCGCTGCAGTTTATCGGTTTCAATGAAAACCAGGCCGGCATGGACGTTACCATCCAGGGCAGCACCAGCCAGCAGAAGCTGAGCGCCAACGTTGCCGCACAGATTATGGCCTTTGCCTGCGGCAAACAGGATGAAAACCGCAACAAGCATTTTGCCGGCAACCGGCCTTCCAGCATTATCATCGGTAAGCAGCTGACCCCTGAAGCACTGGGTGCACTGCTGTCCCACTTTGAAAACAAGGTCATGTTCCAGGGCTTCCTGTGGAACCTGAACAGCTTTGATCAGGAAGGCGTACAGCTGGGCAAGATCCTGGCCAAGCGCGTTCTCGCCCATGAGACAGACGGAGCGCTGAAGGCATTCAGCGAACTGCTGGGCATCTGACAAACGCACAGAAAAACGAGGTTCCTGAAACAGGAACCTCGTTTCTTTATGCCTGAATGGTCCGGAAAGCGGCCGCACGGCCGAGGCGGTTCATCACCGCCAGGCCAACGCCTTCGGGAGGAATAACCTCACTGAATACGGCTTCCATATTTTCTTCATCCAGTTTACGCAGGATATCAAAGAGCCTGTGGGCAATCTCAGAAGGATCCGAGGAAGAACCGATATCATGGGGATGACAGCCTTCCAGATCCTTCACATGCTCTGAGAAACACAAAACGCAGGATTTTACCCCTTCCGCCTCCTGCTGCGCATAAAGCCTGCGGAGCAGGGGAACGACACGTTCCTCCGGCCCCTCCACAAGCGTAACAACAGCATGGGGTGCATAATGCTTATAACGCATTCCCGGAGACAGGGCTGTTTCATTTTCCCGCAGGGGACGCAGGACACTTCCTGCCACCTGTACCTCGCAGCCAAGAACACTGCTGATCATGCCGGGCGTAATTCCGCCGGGACGAAGAACCACAGGCTCGCCATGGCAAAGATCCAGCACGGTGGATTCCACGCCGACATCACACATACCACCGTCAATGATCAGGGGGATCTTTGTGTTCATATCCTCCATGACATGGGCGGCTGTTGTGGGACTGGGACGTCCGGAACTGTTGGCTGAAGGGGCGGCAACAGGAAGGTTGCAGGCCTGGAGAAGCGCACGGGCAACCGGATGGGAGGGCATACGAACCGCAACCGTTGGAAGACCAGCCGTGACAGTATCCGGAATGGCGGGCTTTTTCGGGCAAAGGATGGTCAGCGGGCCGGGCCAGAATTGATCCATCAGCAGCTGAGCACCGTCCGGAAGATCGCAGAGCGGTTCCAGCTGTGCCTGATCATGAATATGGACAATGAGGGGATTGTCCGCAGGACGGCCCTTGGCAGCAAAAACGGAGAGAACCGCGTCACTGTCCAGGGCGTTGGCGCCCAGGCCGTAAACTGTTTCGGTCGGGAAGGCTACCAGTCCGCCGTTTTTCAGGATTTCAGACGCCAGGGCATAAGTTTCCGCTGACGGTAAAAGGAGATCTGTTTTCAAAGCAATCACTTCCGGTTCAGGAGATTCATTTTTTCTGTTTTTTCCGCCAGGCGAAGCGCATCAATAAAAGGTGCCAGATCGCCGTTCATGACATTGGCCGTACGGTTAACCGTCAGATTCAGGCGGTGGTCGACAACATAATCATGATTAAAGTAGTAAGTGCGGATACGGTCACTGCGTTCACCCCATCCGATCTGGTTCCTGCGGTCTTCCGCATGAGCCGCAGCCTGTTCCTCTTTAAGCCTGTCATACAGGCGAGAACGGAGTACACGAAGCGCTTTGGCTTTGTTTTCCAGCTGGCTGCGTTCATCCTGGCAGGTGACAACCAGACCGGTTGGCAGGTGCGTCATACGGACGGCACTGTCGGTGGTATTGACTCCCTGTCCGCCGTGGCCGGAAGCATGGAAGACGTCAATCCGAAGATCCGCGGGATCGAGGGTTAACTCCACTTCCTGTGCTTCCGGGAAAACGGCAACCGTAACAGTGGAAGTATGAATCCTGCCGCTGCTTTCAGTGACAGGAACGCGTTTGACACAGTGTACACCGCTTTCGAATTTCAGGCGGCCGAAGGCT is a genomic window containing:
- a CDS encoding glucose-6-phosphate isomerase: MNQWKNLNELTSYQHLGQNGRVDLTRAMAGEEGTARVKKYNAPMAAGMTYYYAAKQVDDAILKDLCALAEEAQLASKFEELYNGAVINTGEKRLVLHHLTRGQLGGAVNADGTDKRAFYTEQQRKIAAFAKKVHDGEIVNEKGEAFTTVVQIGIGGSDLGPRAMYLALENWAKKNGCFKMEAKFISNVDPDDAAGVLGTIDPSRTIFILVSKSGTTLETLTNESFVKEALKNAGLDASKHMIAVTSETSPLAGNSDYLDAFFMDDFIGGRFSSTSSVGGAVLSLAFGPEVFDRFLQGAAEEDKLAAGKDPMTNAAMLDALIGVYERNVLGYPATAVLPYSQALSRFPAHLQQMDMESNGKSVNRRGEAVDYPTGPIIFGEPGTNGQHSFYQLLHQGTDIIPLQFIGFNENQAGMDVTIQGSTSQQKLSANVAAQIMAFACGKQDENRNKHFAGNRPSSIIIGKQLTPEALGALLSHFENKVMFQGFLWNLNSFDQEGVQLGKILAKRVLAHETDGALKAFSELLGI
- a CDS encoding threonylcarbamoyl-AMP synthase — translated: MKTDLLLPSAETYALASEILKNGGLVAFPTETVYGLGANALDSDAVLSVFAAKGRPADNPLIVHIHDQAQLEPLCDLPDGAQLLMDQFWPGPLTILCPKKPAIPDTVTAGLPTVAVRMPSHPVARALLQACNLPVAAPSANSSGRPSPTTAAHVMEDMNTKIPLIIDGGMCDVGVESTVLDLCHGEPVVLRPGGITPGMISSVLGCEVQVAGSVLRPLRENETALSPGMRYKHYAPHAVVTLVEGPEERVVPLLRRLYAQQEAEGVKSCVLCFSEHVKDLEGCHPHDIGSSSDPSEIAHRLFDILRKLDEENMEAVFSEVIPPEGVGLAVMNRLGRAAAFRTIQA
- the prfA gene encoding peptide chain release factor 1 — protein: MFTKLESLSDRYRELSEAIAQPEVIQDFPRYQACLKERSSLEPVVDKYEAFRRVEQQIQDNRELLSDPLFVSEAEKELADLDMQREKLIADLKLLLVPPDPLDDRNVIMEIRAGVGGEEAALFAGDLMRMYLRYADRNQLQASLLSVSDTDLGGVNEALLMFSGPEAFGRLKFESGVHCVKRVPVTESSGRIHTSTVTVAVFPEAQEVELTLDPADLRIDVFHASGHGGQGVNTTDSAVRMTHLPTGLVVTCQDERSQLENKAKALRVLRSRLYDRLKEEQAAAHAEDRRNQIGWGERSDRIRTYYFNHDYVVDHRLNLTVNRTANVMNGDLAPFIDALRLAEKTEKMNLLNRK